CTCCGCTGGGGTTCGCACGCGCTCCCTGACACGGTAGTCAGGTCCTGGAGGACCGACAACGCATAGGCTGTAGGGAGATGGGCAGGCACGACGCAGGCCCGAACGGCGCGGACCCGTTCGCCGAGACCGAGGATCAGCAGGCGCTGCGAGCGCTGGCGCGGGAGGTCGCCGATCGGGACCTGGCGCCGAACGCCCGGCGGTGGGACGAGACCGAGGAGTTCCCCGAGGGCTCGTGGGACGCGCTCCGCAAGGCGGAGCTGTTCGGGATCACCGTCGACGAGGCCTACGGCGGGATGGGGATGGGCGACATCGAGGCGGCGATCGTCCTCGAGGAGCTGGCCCGCGTCGACGTGTCGAGCGCCATCCTCGCCCAGCTCATCTTCAACGGCCCGCCCCGCGCCATCCAG
The genomic region above belongs to Acidimicrobiia bacterium and contains:
- a CDS encoding acyl-CoA dehydrogenase family protein: MGRHDAGPNGADPFAETEDQQALRALAREVADRDLAPNARRWDETEEFPEGSWDALRKAELFGITVDEAYGGMGMGDIEAAIVLEELARVDVSSAILAQLIFNGPPRAIQ